The sequence gataagtggaaaaaatcctcatttaaatgcatgaaactctgaggcactgacacaacaaaatgtgaaaaaaagttcaagggggtgtagactttctataggaactgtgcataagaacataagaaagtttacaaacgagaggaggccattcagcccatcttgctcgtttggttgttagtagtttattgatccctgaatctcatcaagcagcttcttgaaggatcccaggttgtcagcttcaacaacattactggggagttggttccagaccctcacaattctctgtgtaaaaaagtgcctcctattttctgttctgaatgtccctttatctaatctccatttgtgacccctagtccttgtttcttttttcaggtcaaaagtgtcccctgggtcgacattgtctataccttttaggattttgaatgtttgaatcagatcgcctgcaaatatcttattattcgaaattcccacccctaacaaaaaacgtgagtgttgtgtttgttcgtttgtctagtaaactgtttgtttgtttctaagactactaacactgtccggagctgtagccgcaggccagcatcaaacccggacaccagcacttccctcacCACAACAAATTGTATTacgcaccacgagcactaaaatcactcactaaagaactgtgtctgtgttttgtgttacgtgtgggtgttaaaAGAACGGGACTTtttgttacgggtcaaacccggggattctaattgaagtgatacacgccactgtatcactttacaacagtattatttacagCTGATTGCCGTCAGCCTCTGGACATTGTGAAACCAAtacacacccttgcacctggatataATTGTGTCTGTTTTCTTGCACCTGGATATAATTGTCTGAATgttttcttctgcactgctgcattaccttcatCTGCACtcacttacccactttgccacagcgtcCCTATGTGTGGTTGCTGCTAATACTTTCTAAGGACCTGTCACTGTTATGAGTAATTAGAGGTTGAGGAGTCGAAACTCATTCTTGGTATATTCGAATATCttattattcgaaattcccacccctaacaAAAAACCTTAAGtgctctgttttttctgttccgtaccacgtcATGGGTcactattgctgtgttacctgataATGTTGGCAATAATCCTGACGCTAACAGTGCACTAGGgtgggcattttgaaaagagctttgaaacatgctttaaagttatgtgtaaaaagttgtcatgatgttagcattgaaaagaaatgacaggtacgttatttaaacagttgtagcaacacatggggatgtggaatgctatatttttggaaccccgctacttactctaagtttTTAACTTTAAGctggtgtaacccagtgcaagcccccacagctgaaattcatatgctttaatccactcctccaCTGTTGTTGAACTCCATGGCAGTGCTTGACAACACAGTGGGgctcgggcacagaaatatcgTGCGTGCACGTCCAGCGATCTTTGAGAAACTGCCTCTGCACAGGGGATACACAATTCTATGGggtacagaaatctgcataacacccgtcaggacaatttgattttgagatgcATGCCTCGGTTTGAACGTCAGTGAAGTCAAGTTTTATCTGTATATCTAGTTTGCCTATGTGTTAATCTGGCCCTGCACATGCCCTGAGAGTTGGTTCATACATCACTGCAGATGAATGCAATACATCCAGCGCAGACCCCATGCGATTTCAGGTCacagacgcatgagaaaaggctgtacgactttccaaaaaagacacaTGTCGCAAGAGTCTGTGTGACCTGTCACACAGGGTCAGAGACCCTCAACTCCGACCACAAATTATGTCGGAGTCTGAATTATGAACCAAccttaagcctacaagcagtccgtcttactttctttcctgttcatgttttccaggttccagtccagcagctaaagcgagggcaggcggtggagaatatcctgactgtgggaaaggtttcacccagcgaactcacacaggcgagaaaccgtattgctgcactgactgtgggaagagtttcagtcagtcaaacatccttgttttacaccagcgaattcacacaggagagaaaccgtatcactgctctgactgtgggaagagtttcagtcagtcaaacagccttgtttttcaccagcgaactcacacaggagagaaaccgtatcactgctctgactgtgggaagagtttcagtcggtcaggcagccttgttttacacaaacgaactcacacaggagagaaaccatatcactgctctgactgtgggaagagtttcagtcagtcaaacagccttgttttacaccagcgaactcacacaggagagaaaccgtatcactgctctgactgtgggaagaatttcagtcggtcaggcagccttgtttcacaccagcgaactcacacaggagagaaactgtatcactgctctgactgtgggaagagtttcagtcagttaggaagcctaaaaggacaccagcgaactcacacaggagagaaactgtgtCTCTTAAACAAGCCCTTCCAAAACACCAgtgaattcacagaggagaggaACCTTAAATACTGATTTGTGTATCactcttaaccctttgtggtccatttattcagcatgtatgttttgtgtatcact comes from Acipenser ruthenus chromosome 42, fAciRut3.2 maternal haplotype, whole genome shotgun sequence and encodes:
- the LOC131709252 gene encoding zinc finger and SCAN domain-containing protein 2-like; its protein translation is MDSVKMESVQIKEEFSEPELVPFRSEVAGLASLPIKQELCEMQCDSSQPQVEIKAEHSELEISQTEEPLPVKQEEVLEINHIKQEPPEVEFAHMEPGKEESEDFKPNIPELERICVREQGAGEEGSPNSMQGGGKEDGQSHSECSLAGSSPAAKARAGGGEYPDCGKGFTQRTHTGEKPYCCTDCGKSFSQSNILVLHQRIHTGEKPYHCSDCGKSFSQSNSLVFHQRTHTGEKPYHCSDCGKSFSRSGSLVLHKRTHTGEKPYHCSDCGKSFSQSNSLVLHQRTHTGEKPYHCSDCGKNFSRSGSLVSHQRTHTGEKLYHCSDCGKSFSQLGSLKGHQRTHTGEKLCLLNKPFQNTSEFTEERNLKY